The window ATGTCTGCATCTTGTGGCGCGGGTGATGCGTCATGCCGTTCTGTCGAGGACAACCGTTTCCCGAACGGATGGCGAAGATGTTGCATTCGCGGCGATGTGGACGATTCGTACGTCGCCCAGCCACCAGCAAGCCCAGGTGCCGATGACCGCCTCCGTGCTTTCCAGGCCCACGCGCGCGCTCCCCGCCGGGGCGCGGCTGATCGCCCTGGCCCCGGACGCCGCGTACGCCGTCCGCGTGCTGGCCGCCGCGGCCGGCGGCGCAGCGCTGGGCACCTTGGCAGCCGACGGGGAAGACCCGTCGGAGCACATCGTACGGGGCGCGGCCTCGCTTTCCCGCCAGATCGTGGCGCACGCGCTCGGGGCCGCCGATGCCGCGCCGGCCGTGAGCCTGGCCGCGTCCGCGCGAGAGCTGGAGCGGCTGATCGACCGGGTGCGGCGGATGATTCCCGCCAGCGCGGCCGAACTGATTCCCTCCATCGACGATCCCCCGCTGCCGCTGGCCGACGAGTGGCTGCGCGAGGCGGCGCTGGAACGGCACGAGCATGCGCTGATGCTGCTGGGGCACCCGGAATACGAGTTGGTGCTGGGTACACGCGCCCTGCACCCGGCCGAGGCGCTGGCACGCACGGCCGAGCGGGTGCTGCACGGCGTGGAGGGGTGGGCCTCGCACGACGAGCTGCTGGAGCTGGAAGTGGAGGCGTCCTACTGGTTCAGCGAGCGCTGGGCCGCCGATGCCGACCTGGAGAGCGAGCGCGGGGAGCGCTCGGTGACGCGGCGGATGGAGTGGGTGTTCGCCGACCGCCGCACCCTCGGCTTGGGCGAGCCGATCCTGGCCTCGCTGTTGGCCTCTGCCGACGCGGAGGGATGGACGCCCGCGCGGCGGAGGGCGGCGCGCGCGCTGGTGGATTCGGACGCGGACGCATGGCACGTATTCCGGAGCACGGGCCACGAGACGGCGCTCGCGCGGTCGCTGACGAACGGACGGGAGATCGCGGTCCGCGACCCCAACGGCGAGGCGCTTCCCGGACGCGTGGTGATGGGCCGGGCGCTGCCTTTGGGAGACGAGCACGTGTTCGCGCTCTCCACCGAGCTGGTGGCGGCCGACGATCCCGCCGACCTGCGCGCGCTGACGGCGGACGTGCGCGCCTTTGCCACGTCGGGGCGGCTGCCCCTCGCCATGGCCGTGGAAGCCACCATCGCCGATGGCCTGTTCGGCGCCCGCATTCCCCGCCCCGTCCCCGCCGCCGAGGATGCGGACGCGGCCCTGGCCCGCATCGACGAAGGATGCGACCTGCTCCTCCGCCGCGGCGTGGCGCGCACGCTGGACCCCCAGGGCGGCGCGCCCCGCCCGCCGACGGGCACCTCGCGAGACCTGCTGGCGCTCCCCGACGACCCGGTGATCGCGGCGTGGATGTCGGCGCTGGTGTCGGAGAGTTCGCGCGAACGGCAGTACTCACAGCCAGTGCGCCGGCCAATGTGAGGCCACGCCGCTTCTCCCGCGAACGGCACAGGGGAAAGGGAGCCAGTGCCGCGCGCTTCGATGGCTGTGGATGCGCAGGCGGAGGGTGATCGCGGGGTGTGGGGCAATTCGATGGTTCCGGCGCAGTCCCCGGCTGCCCTCTCCCCCCGGCCCCCTGTCCTGCAAGGCCGCAAGCGGGAGAGGGGGAGAACTGCACCAAGCCCCGGCCGCGCCCCAACTTCAACTCACATCCAAGCAGGCCAGTCTGCGAAGGCAGACTTCGTGTGGTTGTTGCAGCGAATTCATTCGCCCGACGGAGCCAAGGCCTCCCCACCCGAGACCGGGTTAACCCCGCACTAACGCACTAAACGCACTCCCGCACTCACGCACTCCCCCCCGACCTACCGCCGCCCCGGACCCCGGTACCGGTCCCGGCCCATGCCCAGGACACGCCGTGTGTACCCGTTCTCCGGGTTGCGGCCCGAGCGCAGGTCCCGGTCGACGGCGCCTTCGCCGCGGTTGTACGCCAGAAGCGCCAGGCGCACGTCGCCATCGTACTTGTCGATCAGCCGCCGCAGGTATCCAAAGCCGACGCGCAGGTTGGGCTCGGGCTCCAGGATGCGCTCGCGCGTCGTCATCCGCCGGTCCAGCCAGCGCGCCGTCGAGGGCATCAGCTGCGTGTAGCCCAGCGCGCCGGCGTGGCTGCGCGCGCGGGGGTTGAACGCGCTTTCCGCCCGCACCAGGCGAAAGCCCAGCTCCGGGTCCAGCCCCTGGCTTTCGGCGGCGTCGTGGATGGTGCGTGCCAGCTGGGGCGAGATGCGGAACTGCATGGCGAACGCGAACGGGCCGCCGCTCATTTCGCGCACCTGCCGCGCGCGGTCGCGCACCCAGCGCCAGAAGTCGCGGTTGATGGTCTCGGCGGCGTCGGCACTTGCGGGCGCCACGGTGGCGCTGTCGGCGTGCTGGGCGCGGGCGGGCGCGACCCAGGCGGCCAGTGCCAGGGCGGCCACCAGCGCGGGAACTCGCAGCGCGCCGGAGAGTGGCCGCGTTCGATCGGCTGTCGTGCTCAAGTCGTTTCCTCCTTGTTTTCGGCTCAGCCGGGGATGAACAAGCCGCACAACGTGCACGCCACGGCCTTCCACGTCAACCCGTCATCCGCCGCGTACGAGGTTTG of the Longimicrobium sp. genome contains:
- a CDS encoding lytic transglycosylase domain-containing protein — protein: MSTTADRTRPLSGALRVPALVAALALAAWVAPARAQHADSATVAPASADAAETINRDFWRWVRDRARQVREMSGGPFAFAMQFRISPQLARTIHDAAESQGLDPELGFRLVRAESAFNPRARSHAGALGYTQLMPSTARWLDRRMTTRERILEPEPNLRVGFGYLRRLIDKYDGDVRLALLAYNRGEGAVDRDLRSGRNPENGYTRRVLGMGRDRYRGPGRR